The following are encoded together in the Salvia hispanica cultivar TCC Black 2014 chromosome 6, UniMelb_Shisp_WGS_1.0, whole genome shotgun sequence genome:
- the LOC125193875 gene encoding G-type lectin S-receptor-like serine/threonine-protein kinase At4g27290, which yields MEFLYAALYLLTISTFTFADDKLSSNQTLGDGDFLTSPSQTFELGFFSPGSSTSRFLGIRYKATPDIVVWVANRQNPITGLNGVLTLSATGNLILTSAQGPPIWSSNSSTAESNPVLQLLNSGNLVVGLNSSYIWQSFDHPGDTRLPGMTLVQDISTGDGKYLTSWKSVDDPSMGEFSYKIQNLGLSQTIIAKGKEILNRVVFWNGNFVGYPTSQDPAWRVEVVTNKGRLVSVHQPYYDSVHARLTMNYSGFLQRYVMNERKDGWILMIALPHDLCDGYDVCGSNGICKIYKNPVCQCLRGFHPVSESEWSVFEWRGGCTRNRSLDCQTEEGFLEVKGIKFPDSLNFQLNTSMSSEECRDECFKNCNCTAYADPFFSNGSSCMMWFGDLIDMREYTTESGPAPSIYIRVPISDLDNEGNGLSRKTIIVIATVSTLAMLILGVAVWGIFMRIRRKRRGYIQRLDSKMAAEELELPIFDLATIEAATDSFSEQNLIGQGGFGPVYKGNLSSGVVIAVKRMSKISGQGHEEFTTEINLIAKLQHRNLVRILGCCVEGEEKMLIYEYMINRSLDHFIFAADQRRRVLLNWPKRFEIIMGIARGLLYLHHDSRLNVIHRDLKTSNILLDENLNAKISDFGLARMFEGDQTISTTTRVVGTYGYMAPEYAFDGKFSIKSDIYSLGVMILEIVSGQKNRGFKHPSCYKNLLEQAWHFCKEGRELEMMDPCYKNSYVESQVKRCIQVGSLCVQNVAEERPMMPAVVLMLSTEDAVLPQPRKPGFFLHGDSSLSHSNASGSTGGAVTITDIEAR from the exons ATGGAGTTCCTCTATGCAGCTCTCTACCTCTTAACCATCTCCACATTCACTTTTGCAGATGACAAACTTTCTTCAAACCAAACTCTTGGTGATGGAGACTTCTTAACCTCTCCATCCCAAACATTCGAGCTCGGATTCTTCTCTCCGGGCTCATCCACCTCCAGATTCTTGGGAATACGGTACAAGGCCACACCAGACATCGTAGTCTGGGTTGCAAACAGACAAAATCCGATCACCGGCCTCAACGGAGTTCTAACTTTATCTGCAACCGGCAATCTGATCCTCACCTCAGCTCAAGGTCCACCCATTTGGTCTTCCAATTCCTCCACAGCGGAATCAAATCCAGTTTTGCAGCTCCTGAATTCTGGAAACCTTGTTGTTGGCCTTAATTCGTCGTATATTTGGCAGAGCTTCGATCATCCAGGCGACACTAGGCTGCCGGGAATGACACTAGTGCAAGACATTAGCACTGGAGATGGTAAATATTTGACCTCATGGAAAAGTGTTGACGATCCATCCATGGGAGAGTTTagttacaaaatacaaaacCTAGGATTATCTCAAACTATAATTGCCAAAGGGAAGGAGATCTTAAACAGGGTTGTGTTTTGGAATGGGAACTTTGTTGGATATCCAACTTCACAAGATCCAGCTTGGAGGGTTGAAGTGGTAACCAACAAGGGTAGGCTGGTCTCAGTTCATCAGCCTTATTATGATTCAGTTCATGCCAGATTAACCATGAATTACTCGGGTTTTCTCCAGCGATACGTGATGAACGAGAGGAAAGATGGCTGGATTCTCATGATTGCACTCCCTCATGATCTGTGTGACGGTTATGATGTGTGTGGTAGCAATGGCATCTGCAAGATTTACAAGAATCCAGTGTGCCAGTGTCTGAGGGGGTTCCACCCTGTATCTGAGAGCGAATGGAGCGTGTTCGAGTGGAGAGGAGGGTGCACCAGGAATCGGTCACTGGATTGCCAGACAGAAGAGGGGTTTCTTGAGGTTAAAGGAATCAAGTTCCCTGATTCACTCAATTTTCAGTTGAACACTAGCATGTCTAGTGAGGAATGCCGCGATGAATGCTTCAAGAACTGCAACTGCACGGCCTATGCTGATCCATTCTTCAGCAATGGGAGCAGCTGCATGATGTGGTTTGGGGACTTGATTGATATGAGGGAGTACACTACAGAATCTGGTCCTGCACCGAGCATCTACATTCGCGTGCCTATCTCAGACCTTG ATAATGAGGGGAATGGATTATCAAGGAAGACAATCATAGTTATAGCTACTGTTTCTACTTTGGCGATGCTTATCTTGGGCGTGGCTGTTTGGGGCATATTTATGAGGATCAGGCGCAAGAGACGAGGTTACATCCAACGACTAG ATTCTAAAATGGCAGCTGAGGAATTAGAGTTACCTATCTTTGACTTGGCAACCATTGAAGCAGCCACAGATAGTTTCTCGGAACAGAACCTGATCGGCCAAGGTGGATTTGGTCCTGTTTACAAG GGAAACCTTTCATCAGGAGTAGTAATCGCAGTGAAAAGGATGTCGAAGATTTCTGGACAAGGCCACGAAGAATTTACTACTGAAATCAACTTGATTGCAAAGCTTCAGCACAGGAACCTTGTAAGGATTTTGGGATGCTGCGTTGAAGGGGAGGAAAAAATGCTGATCTACGAGTACATGATAAACAGAAGCTTggatcatttcatttttg CTGCAGATCAGCGAAGAAGGGTGCTGCTGAATTGGCCAAAGCGGTTTGAGATCATCATGGGGATTGCAAGAGGCCTTCTCTACCTCCACCACGATTCCAGGCTCAACGTCATCCACAGGGACCTGAAAACAAGCAACATTTTGTTAGATGAGAACCTAAACGCGAAGATTTCAGACTTTGGTTTAGCAAGAATGTTTGAAGGAGATCAAACgatatcaacaacaacaagagTAGTTGGAACATA TGGTTACATGGCTCCAGAGTACGCGTTTGATGGAAAGTTCTCCATCAAGTCGGATATATACAGCTTGGGGGTAATGATCTTGGAGATCGTCAGTGGACAGAAGAACAGAGGCTTCAAGCATCCATCCTGCTACAAGAACCTTCTAGAACAG GCATGGCATTTTTGTAAGGAGGGGAGGGAATTGGAAATGATGGATCCGTGCTACAAAAATTCGTATGTGGAATCCCAGGTGAAGAGATGCATTCAAGTCGGGTCATTGTGCGTACAGAATGTGGCAGAGGAGAGGCCAATGATGCCGGCTGTGGTGCTCATGCTGAGTACTGAGGACGCGGTCTTGCCTCAGCCAAGGAAGCCCGGGTTTTTCTTGCACGGGGACTCCAGTTTATCGCATAGCAATGCCTCAGGAAGTACTGGCGGCGCAGTGACCATAACTGACATAGAAGCCAGGTAG
- the LOC125194067 gene encoding uncharacterized protein LOC125194067 isoform X2, translating to MNGGDWYFKDGWAKLAEDNKIKGGDMFIYEYFSHGLLDFKIHGGNGCMTEGVGGRITRNIEEQASIKIELDDGIVNHTDKPDNVPIGEGHTHENYDDNDNQDCTPIEENPRDEYIQGERVTEVKEANHRDAHTVDEDTRDDAPLELARDGTASSSKRIRRTYDWYGLELVNAGFITPSPNPYFVQRIYSLIYTKGCDQKLQSETP from the exons ATGAATGGCGGTGATTGGTACTTTAAAGATGGTTGGGCAAAACTTGCTGAAGATAATAAGATAAAAGGAGGGGATATGTTTATCTATGAGTATTTCTCTCATGGTTTACTTGACTTCAAAATTCATGGAGGCAATGGTTGCATGACAGAAGGTGTTGGGGGTCGGATTACTAGGAATATTGAAGAGCAGGCGAGTATAAAGATAGAACTAGATGATGGCATTGTAAATCATACTGATAAACCTGATAATGTTCCTATCGGTGAAGGACACACACATGAGAATTATG ACGATAATGACAATCAAGATTGCACGCCTATAGAAGAGAATCCAAGGGATGAGTATATTCAAGGGGAGCGAGTGACGGAGG TTAAAGAAGCGAATCACCGAGATGCTCACACCGTAGATGAGGATACAAGAGACGATGCTCCATTGGAGCTAGCGAGGGATG GTACGGCCAGTTCTAGCAAACGTATCAGAAGAACCTACGATTGGTACGGTTTAGAGCTCGTCAATGCCGGGTTCATTACACCATCCCCGAATCCTTATTTCGTACAGAGGATTTACTCACTTA TATATACCAAAGGATGTGATCAAAAGCTTCAATCTGAAACTCCCTGA
- the LOC125194067 gene encoding B3 domain-containing protein At5g60130-like isoform X1: MATRGATHIVQRHSLPKKIPPRFIQSLPGNWPKNWSLRDRYNNLWEVKVEMNGGDWYFKDGWAKLAEDNKIKGGDMFIYEYFSHGLLDFKIHGGNGCMTEGVGGRITRNIEEQASIKIELDDGIVNHTDKPDNVPIGEGHTHENYDDNDNQDCTPIEENPRDEYIQGERVTEVKEANHRDAHTVDEDTRDDAPLELARDGTASSSKRIRRTYDWYGLELVNAGFITPSPNPYFVQRIYSLIYTKGCDQKLQSETP, encoded by the exons ATGGCGACGCGTGGGGCTACACACATCGTTCAGAGACATTCTTTACCAAAG AAAATCCCTCCAAGGTTTATTCAATCTCTTCCAGGAAACTGGCCAAAGAATTG GTCACTTCGAGACCGTTACAACAATTTGTGGGAAGTGAAAGTGGAAATGAATGGCGGTGATTGGTACTTTAAAGATGGTTGGGCAAAACTTGCTGAAGATAATAAGATAAAAGGAGGGGATATGTTTATCTATGAGTATTTCTCTCATGGTTTACTTGACTTCAAAATTCATGGAGGCAATGGTTGCATGACAGAAGGTGTTGGGGGTCGGATTACTAGGAATATTGAAGAGCAGGCGAGTATAAAGATAGAACTAGATGATGGCATTGTAAATCATACTGATAAACCTGATAATGTTCCTATCGGTGAAGGACACACACATGAGAATTATG ACGATAATGACAATCAAGATTGCACGCCTATAGAAGAGAATCCAAGGGATGAGTATATTCAAGGGGAGCGAGTGACGGAGG TTAAAGAAGCGAATCACCGAGATGCTCACACCGTAGATGAGGATACAAGAGACGATGCTCCATTGGAGCTAGCGAGGGATG GTACGGCCAGTTCTAGCAAACGTATCAGAAGAACCTACGATTGGTACGGTTTAGAGCTCGTCAATGCCGGGTTCATTACACCATCCCCGAATCCTTATTTCGTACAGAGGATTTACTCACTTA TATATACCAAAGGATGTGATCAAAAGCTTCAATCTGAAACTCCCTGA